The following proteins are encoded in a genomic region of Myxococcales bacterium:
- the tyrS gene encoding tyrosine--tRNA ligase, which produces MSSSLSDPNVFATLRGRGFVQQVTDEAEMVAALGAGPVTFYAGFDPTADSLHVGHFVPLMAMAHMAKAGHRPIGVLGGGTAMVGDPSGKTEMRQLLTLETIQENRRGIERQVKRFVEGSAAGALVVDNAEWLADLRYLDFLREIGRHFSVNRMLSAEAYKMRFERGLSFIEFNYQLLQAYDFLVLNRRFGCTLQIGGDDQWSNILAGTDLIRRLEQKNAFGLTFPLLTTAAGAKMGKTAAGAVWLSSERTSVFDFYQYFVNTDDRDVVRFLKLFTFLPLEEIARYEKLEGAEIRAGKQALAYEVTRIVHGQDAADDARRGAEAAFGGQGSSALVPTHAVSAAELAAGLKVVDLLAAAGLAPSKSAARRLVMQGGVRLGDTKVDDVEQVVRAADVPADGVVLHAGKKHLRRIVPGADAS; this is translated from the coding sequence ATGTCCAGCTCCCTTTCCGACCCGAATGTGTTTGCCACTCTGCGTGGACGAGGCTTCGTCCAGCAGGTCACCGACGAGGCCGAGATGGTGGCCGCCTTGGGCGCGGGGCCGGTCACGTTCTACGCAGGCTTCGATCCCACGGCGGACAGCCTCCACGTGGGGCACTTCGTGCCGCTCATGGCCATGGCCCACATGGCAAAGGCGGGACACCGGCCGATCGGCGTTTTGGGGGGCGGGACCGCCATGGTGGGGGATCCCAGCGGCAAAACGGAGATGCGCCAGCTTCTCACCCTCGAGACCATCCAGGAAAACCGCCGAGGCATCGAGCGGCAGGTCAAGCGCTTCGTGGAGGGCAGCGCGGCGGGGGCGCTGGTGGTCGACAACGCCGAGTGGCTGGCCGACCTGCGCTACCTGGATTTTTTGCGCGAGATCGGGCGACATTTTTCAGTGAACCGCATGTTGTCGGCCGAGGCGTACAAGATGCGCTTCGAGCGGGGGCTGTCGTTCATCGAGTTCAACTACCAGCTGCTCCAGGCCTACGACTTCCTGGTTCTCAACCGGCGCTTCGGCTGCACGCTTCAGATCGGGGGCGATGATCAGTGGTCGAACATTCTCGCCGGCACCGACCTCATTCGGCGGCTCGAGCAGAAAAACGCGTTCGGGCTCACGTTTCCGCTGCTCACCACGGCCGCGGGCGCAAAAATGGGCAAAACCGCCGCGGGCGCCGTGTGGCTGTCGTCCGAGCGCACGAGCGTGTTCGACTTTTACCAGTACTTCGTGAACACGGACGACCGCGACGTCGTCCGCTTCTTGAAGCTGTTCACCTTTTTGCCGCTCGAGGAGATCGCGCGCTACGAGAAGCTCGAAGGCGCCGAGATTCGCGCGGGCAAGCAGGCGCTGGCCTACGAGGTGACCCGCATCGTTCATGGGCAGGACGCGGCCGACGACGCCCGCCGGGGTGCGGAGGCCGCCTTCGGGGGACAAGGCTCGAGCGCGCTCGTGCCCACGCACGCCGTGTCCGCGGCCGAGCTGGCAGCGGGCCTCAAGGTCGTGGATCTGCTGGCGGCGGCGGGGCTTGCCCCTTCGAAGAGCGCCGCGCGCCGCCTGGTCATGCAAGGAGGCGTTCGTCTCGGCGATACCAAGGTGGACGACGTGGAGCAGGTGGTGCGTGCGGCGGACGTGCCGGCCGATGGGGTGGTGCTGCACGCGGGGAAAAAGCATCTGCGCCGGATCGTGCCTGGGGCGGACGCGTCCTGA
- a CDS encoding isocitrate lyase/PEP mutase family protein: MLAEPGLLLMPCCFDGLSARLIELAGFRLTFMSGFAVSAARLGAPDTGLISYGEMLDQGRNVCSAVDLPVLGDGDTGYGNAVNVKRTVFGYAQAGFAAVMLEDQVAPKRCGHTQGKQVVGRSEAVARIRAATDARDEGAQIAILARTDARATHGLAEALWRAQAFVDEGADIVFVEAPRDEREMEEIGRAVTVPLLANMLEDGDTPILPPARLEALGFKIAAYPLTLVNSAVAAMQKALTALARGETPKGLLPFAELRRVVGFDAYDAEARRYASRTDE; this comes from the coding sequence ATGCTCGCTGAGCCCGGTCTTTTGCTGATGCCCTGTTGCTTCGACGGCCTTTCGGCGCGGCTCATCGAGCTGGCCGGCTTCCGCCTGACGTTCATGAGCGGCTTCGCCGTTTCAGCGGCACGGCTCGGCGCACCCGACACGGGGCTCATCTCGTACGGCGAGATGCTCGATCAAGGGCGCAATGTGTGCAGCGCCGTCGATCTGCCCGTGCTGGGCGATGGCGACACCGGCTATGGCAACGCCGTCAACGTCAAGCGCACGGTGTTCGGCTACGCGCAAGCAGGGTTCGCGGCGGTGATGCTGGAAGATCAAGTGGCGCCAAAGCGCTGTGGGCACACACAGGGCAAGCAGGTCGTGGGACGCAGTGAGGCGGTGGCCCGCATCCGCGCCGCCACCGACGCGCGCGACGAAGGCGCGCAGATCGCGATCCTGGCCCGCACCGACGCGCGCGCCACGCATGGACTCGCGGAAGCTCTGTGGCGGGCGCAGGCGTTCGTGGACGAGGGGGCCGACATCGTCTTCGTCGAAGCGCCCCGTGACGAGCGCGAGATGGAAGAGATCGGGCGCGCCGTCACGGTCCCCTTGCTCGCCAACATGCTGGAAGACGGTGACACGCCCATCTTGCCGCCCGCCCGCCTCGAAGCGCTGGGGTTCAAGATTGCGGCCTACCCGCTCACCCTCGTCAACAGCGCCGTGGCCGCCATGCAAAAGGCCCTCACGGCGCTGGCGCGTGGGGAAACGCCCAAAGGTCTCCTGCCCTTCGCCGAGCTCAGGCGTGTGGTGGGCTTCGATGCCTACGACGCCGAAGCTCGTCGCTACGCTTCGCGCACGGACGAGTAA
- a CDS encoding NupC/NupG family nucleoside CNT transporter yields MLDTLHSALGLVCFTLFAWLLGENRRAARVKVAAAGMALQIGLAALILKVPLVRAGFGALNAAVLAVQNATEAGTSLVFGYLGGGSLPFAPQPGASPYIFAFRALPLIVVISALTSLLTHFRILPFFVRQFSRVLERTLGIGGAVGLGTAANVFVGMVEGPLFVRPFLAKLTRSELFVLMVAGMATIAGTVLVLYAQLISPVLADAAGHLLTASVISAPAAVTIALLMVPETEATLTGGAAPAPETKSVMDAVTAGTTAGLQILLTVTAMLIVLVALVHLVNAGLGVLPAVAGAPLSLERVLGWLMAPVTWLMGIPWREAPVAGALMGTKTVLNEFLAYLQMSQLPPEALSPRSRLIMAYALCGFANFGSLGIMLGGLSAMVPERRAEIARLGAKSVVGGTLATLSTGAVVGLLGG; encoded by the coding sequence ATGCTCGACACCTTGCATTCCGCTTTGGGCCTTGTCTGCTTCACCCTTTTCGCGTGGCTGCTCGGCGAAAACCGCCGGGCGGCCCGTGTGAAAGTGGCCGCGGCGGGCATGGCCTTACAAATAGGCCTGGCCGCGCTCATCCTCAAGGTGCCGCTCGTGCGCGCGGGCTTTGGCGCGCTGAACGCGGCCGTGTTGGCCGTGCAGAACGCCACGGAAGCGGGCACCTCGCTGGTGTTCGGCTACCTGGGAGGAGGGTCGCTTCCCTTTGCGCCACAGCCAGGCGCCTCCCCGTACATCTTCGCGTTCCGCGCGCTCCCGCTCATCGTCGTCATCAGCGCGCTCACGTCGCTGCTGACGCACTTTCGCATCCTGCCGTTCTTCGTGAGGCAGTTTTCGCGGGTGCTCGAACGCACGTTGGGCATCGGGGGCGCGGTGGGGCTTGGCACGGCGGCCAACGTCTTCGTGGGCATGGTGGAAGGCCCTCTCTTCGTGCGCCCCTTCCTGGCAAAGCTCACGCGCTCGGAGCTGTTTGTCCTCATGGTGGCGGGCATGGCCACGATCGCGGGCACCGTGCTGGTGCTTTACGCCCAACTCATCTCGCCCGTGCTGGCAGACGCTGCGGGTCACCTGCTGACGGCCTCGGTGATCAGCGCGCCCGCCGCCGTGACGATCGCCCTGCTCATGGTGCCTGAGACGGAAGCCACGCTCACGGGCGGCGCCGCCCCTGCGCCCGAGACCAAGAGCGTGATGGATGCCGTGACGGCGGGGACCACCGCGGGCCTTCAGATTCTCCTCACCGTGACGGCCATGCTGATCGTGCTGGTGGCGCTCGTGCACCTCGTGAACGCTGGGTTGGGTGTCCTGCCTGCGGTTGCCGGCGCGCCGCTGTCCCTCGAACGGGTGCTGGGATGGCTCATGGCGCCCGTGACCTGGCTCATGGGCATTCCGTGGCGCGAAGCGCCCGTGGCGGGGGCGCTGATGGGCACGAAGACGGTGCTCAACGAGTTTCTCGCGTACTTGCAAATGTCGCAGCTGCCTCCCGAGGCGCTCAGCCCGCGCAGCCGGCTCATCATGGCGTATGCGCTATGTGGCTTCGCCAACTTCGGAAGCCTGGGCATCATGCTCGGGGGGCTGTCGGCCATGGTGCCCGAACGGCGCGCGGAGATCGCGCGGCTCGGCGCCAAGAGCGTGGTGGGCGGAACGCTGGCCACGTTGTCCACCGGCGCGGTGGTGGGCCTGCTCGGCGGGTGA
- a CDS encoding N-acetylmuramoyl-L-alanine amidase: MSERRQAYNGGVVIVDRTSLTAGIANNLRGMPILSRFGTRRPLTAINAVVLHQMGFDRGDRPDQYDTVIAHFAVLRDGTVLQLRPVEALLDDAHARASLHIEFASFGAEGLATSEEIADGTAGSRVPTWAEVEAGRQLVRHLWSRHALRYVYAHRQFNLHGRPNCPGPHIWYNVGHWAAVSLGLSSEGAPRPIPDAWLDPAARV, from the coding sequence GTGTCCGAACGCAGGCAGGCCTATAACGGGGGTGTGGTCATCGTCGATCGCACCTCCCTGACGGCTGGCATCGCGAACAACCTTCGCGGGATGCCGATCCTGAGCCGCTTCGGTACGCGGCGCCCCTTGACCGCCATCAACGCCGTGGTGCTGCACCAGATGGGCTTCGATCGAGGGGACCGGCCCGATCAATACGATACGGTGATCGCCCACTTCGCCGTGCTTCGCGACGGCACCGTGCTGCAGCTGCGGCCCGTCGAAGCTCTGCTGGACGACGCGCACGCGCGGGCCAGCCTTCACATCGAATTCGCCTCGTTCGGCGCCGAGGGACTGGCCACGTCGGAGGAGATCGCGGACGGAACGGCGGGATCCCGAGTGCCCACCTGGGCCGAAGTGGAAGCCGGACGGCAGCTGGTGCGCCACCTCTGGAGCCGCCATGCGCTTCGCTACGTCTACGCGCACAGGCAGTTCAATCTGCATGGCCGCCCCAACTGCCCGGGCCCACATATCTGGTACAACGTGGGCCACTGGGCGGCGGTGTCTCTAGGTCTTTCGAGTGAGGGGGCCCCGCGCCCCATCCCCGACGCGTGGCTGGATCCCGCGGCGCGCGTGTAG
- a CDS encoding DUF3800 domain-containing protein: protein MADVMNFYIDDSGSRSPDRHPKDALPGHGHDFFGLGGVLVRERDEAFVRAKHEALVSEWKLHGQPLHSSEIRASKGPFTWLRGASAERREKFYTDIEQLVTTRELTALACVVDRPGYNRRYRDQYGRKRWQLCKTAFYIVVERAAKYAIAKDCKLRILIESAGKREDGQLQNYYSDMRNVGQPFDPTRAAKYEPLHPAALAATLHEFRKKSKSSPLMQLADLCLWPLCLGGYDSGNVPYAALRRAGTLLDAQLRPEDVPHLVVKYSCFEALKKAEAR from the coding sequence ATGGCCGATGTCATGAACTTCTATATCGATGACTCCGGTTCCCGAAGTCCCGACCGCCATCCCAAGGATGCTTTGCCAGGGCATGGCCATGACTTTTTCGGATTGGGCGGGGTTCTTGTTCGCGAGCGTGATGAAGCGTTCGTGCGCGCGAAGCACGAGGCACTGGTCTCTGAATGGAAGCTGCATGGCCAGCCTCTCCACTCGTCAGAAATTCGCGCCAGCAAAGGCCCCTTCACATGGCTCCGCGGCGCATCCGCCGAAAGGCGGGAAAAGTTCTACACCGATATCGAACAACTAGTGACGACGCGCGAACTTACCGCGCTCGCTTGCGTCGTTGATCGGCCCGGCTACAACCGTCGGTATCGCGACCAGTACGGAAGAAAACGCTGGCAGCTTTGCAAGACTGCGTTCTATATCGTGGTCGAGCGTGCCGCCAAATACGCGATAGCCAAGGATTGCAAGCTCCGGATCCTCATCGAGAGCGCTGGCAAACGTGAAGACGGTCAACTCCAGAACTACTATTCGGATATGCGGAACGTGGGTCAGCCTTTCGATCCCACTAGAGCTGCCAAATACGAGCCACTTCACCCAGCCGCGCTGGCCGCGACGCTGCACGAGTTCCGCAAGAAGAGTAAGTCGTCTCCGTTGATGCAACTTGCCGATCTATGCTTATGGCCACTGTGCCTTGGCGGCTACGACTCCGGAAACGTACCCTACGCCGCCTTGAGACGTGCGGGTACACTCCTCGATGCGCAGCTGCGCCCAGAGGACGTCCCACATCTGGTCGTTAAATACAGTTGCTTCGAAGCACTCAAAAAAGCTGAAGCTCGCTAG
- a CDS encoding methylated-DNA--[protein]-cysteine S-methyltransferase gives MTADYHRVEAALRYLEERWPEHPSLDDVAKHIGLSPFHFQRLFHRWAGITPHRFMQHLTWSFARARLQQDVPVLQAAFEGGLSGASRLHDLALRLEAVTPGQMRSGGASLPIRWGVHESPFGRCFVATTPRGLCQLGFVSEDPGGTSFEELRATLARTFPQAQLAEDAGATAPLVARVFRAPPPRGLGGDRPLLPLFVSASPFQLQVWRALLAIPEGAVTTYQAIARAIGNPGATRAVGTAVGRNPIAWLIPCHRVIRSEGHTGQYRWGPLRKRAMLAWEAARTSPEEPARGAAPERLVRSAPP, from the coding sequence ATGACCGCCGATTACCACCGCGTCGAAGCGGCGCTTCGCTATCTCGAAGAACGCTGGCCGGAGCACCCCTCGCTCGACGACGTGGCGAAGCACATTGGTCTTTCGCCCTTTCATTTTCAGCGCCTGTTCCACCGGTGGGCAGGCATCACGCCCCATCGCTTCATGCAGCACCTCACGTGGTCGTTCGCGCGGGCGCGCCTGCAGCAAGATGTGCCCGTGCTGCAGGCGGCCTTTGAGGGCGGGCTTTCGGGCGCGTCGCGGCTGCACGATCTGGCCTTGCGGCTCGAAGCCGTCACGCCCGGGCAGATGCGTTCGGGCGGCGCCTCTTTGCCGATCCGCTGGGGTGTCCACGAGAGCCCCTTCGGCCGCTGCTTCGTGGCCACCACACCGCGGGGCCTTTGCCAGCTGGGCTTCGTCTCCGAAGATCCCGGCGGCACTTCTTTCGAAGAGCTGCGCGCGACGCTGGCCCGCACGTTTCCGCAGGCACAGCTCGCCGAGGACGCGGGAGCCACGGCGCCCCTCGTGGCGCGTGTGTTCCGGGCGCCGCCTCCGCGCGGCCTTGGCGGGGATCGCCCGCTTTTGCCCCTCTTCGTCTCGGCAAGCCCATTTCAGCTCCAGGTCTGGCGTGCGCTCTTGGCCATCCCCGAGGGCGCGGTCACCACGTACCAGGCGATTGCGCGGGCCATTGGCAACCCCGGCGCCACGCGCGCTGTGGGCACGGCCGTGGGGCGCAACCCGATCGCCTGGCTCATCCCCTGCCACCGCGTGATCCGCAGCGAGGGACACACGGGGCAGTACCGTTGGGGCCCTCTGCGCAAGCGCGCGATGCTGGCATGGGAGGCCGCCCGAACCTCTCCCGAAGAGCCTGCCCGCGGCGCCGCGCCCGAGCGGCTGGTACGCTCGGCCCCCCCATGA
- a CDS encoding EamA family transporter yields MTPPPPPSRLAIALAFAAVYVVWGSTYLAMRIGVGSLPPFLLGAIRFFLAGCAMWGYHAAKGKTHLARGHWRNTTIAGLLLLVGGNGGVVWAVQHIPSGLAALIVGTVPLWVVALAWATGARRPSGRLVSGLGLGLVGIAVLLGPDVVTAFAHDQAPGTPARAHALGVLAVLFASLSWAMGSLWSRRARVPEAPLLPTGMQMLAGGAALFLLSAVRGEMTTFSPAQVTSAALLALAYLVVFGSLLAYSAYIWLLQVVPPARVATYAFVNPVVAVFLGTALAGEPLGTRTLVSAAIIVGAVALITTAPADAPPQTR; encoded by the coding sequence ATGACCCCGCCGCCCCCTCCGTCTCGACTGGCCATCGCTCTGGCGTTCGCCGCGGTGTACGTGGTCTGGGGCTCGACCTACCTGGCCATGCGCATCGGCGTGGGCAGCCTGCCTCCGTTTCTTCTGGGCGCCATCCGGTTTTTTCTCGCAGGGTGCGCCATGTGGGGCTACCACGCGGCCAAGGGGAAAACCCACCTTGCCCGCGGACACTGGAGGAACACCACGATCGCGGGGCTGTTGCTTTTGGTGGGCGGCAACGGCGGGGTGGTGTGGGCGGTGCAGCACATTCCCTCGGGGCTGGCGGCGTTGATCGTGGGCACCGTGCCGCTGTGGGTGGTGGCGCTGGCGTGGGCCACCGGGGCGCGCCGTCCTTCGGGGCGTTTGGTGTCGGGTCTTGGCCTCGGGCTCGTGGGCATCGCCGTGTTGCTGGGCCCCGATGTCGTGACGGCCTTTGCGCACGACCAAGCCCCGGGCACCCCGGCGCGCGCCCACGCGCTGGGTGTGCTCGCCGTGCTCTTTGCGTCGCTGTCCTGGGCGATGGGCTCGCTGTGGTCGCGACGCGCCCGGGTGCCCGAGGCGCCGCTCTTGCCCACGGGCATGCAGATGCTGGCGGGCGGCGCTGCGTTGTTCTTGCTGTCGGCCGTCCGGGGCGAAATGACCACGTTTTCTCCCGCGCAGGTGACGAGCGCTGCGCTCCTCGCGCTCGCGTATTTGGTGGTGTTCGGCTCGCTTTTGGCCTACTCGGCGTACATCTGGCTTTTGCAGGTGGTGCCCCCGGCCCGCGTGGCCACTTATGCCTTCGTCAACCCCGTCGTGGCCGTGTTTCTTGGCACCGCGCTCGCGGGAGAGCCGCTTGGCACCCGCACGCTGGTGTCGGCGGCGATCATCGTTGGCGCCGTGGCGCTCATCACCACGGCCCCTGCGGACGCCCCGCCGCAGACGCGCTGA
- the minC gene encoding septum site-determining protein MinC, with product MEALSARRPPVAHEGVAAATKAHAAFDLKGVMSSTTVMRLKSRDLGLIERQLRNRVTQFPQFFEHAPMVVDFTPLQGRSDGIALAALARMLRARGVVPVGVTNLDEAFHEEAIAAGLGIIKPTGPAGLRLGPDGLGDAADVRPAAGPVPTASVNEGPTVPMASVPAPEPARPVFAHRPPMVIRTPVRSGQEIYARQTDLIVLGPVNPGAQVIADGHVHVYAPLRGRAIAGAAGYPEARIFCQKLEAELICIAGAYMLADDLPADRVGRAVQVFIEHGECHIIPL from the coding sequence ATGGAAGCACTGTCAGCCCGCCGTCCCCCCGTGGCCCATGAAGGCGTTGCCGCCGCCACGAAGGCCCACGCCGCCTTCGATCTCAAAGGCGTCATGTCGTCGACCACCGTCATGCGGCTCAAAAGCCGCGATCTGGGGCTCATCGAGCGGCAGCTGCGCAACCGGGTCACGCAGTTCCCGCAGTTTTTCGAACATGCGCCCATGGTGGTGGACTTTACGCCGCTGCAAGGCCGCTCCGACGGCATCGCGCTTGCGGCTCTCGCGCGCATGTTGCGCGCCCGTGGCGTCGTGCCTGTGGGGGTCACCAACCTCGACGAGGCCTTCCACGAAGAGGCGATCGCGGCCGGGCTGGGCATTATCAAGCCCACCGGCCCCGCAGGCTTGCGCCTCGGCCCCGACGGCCTGGGAGACGCCGCCGACGTGCGCCCCGCCGCAGGTCCCGTGCCCACCGCCTCGGTCAACGAGGGGCCCACGGTTCCCATGGCCAGCGTGCCCGCGCCCGAACCCGCGCGTCCCGTCTTCGCGCACAGGCCGCCCATGGTGATTCGCACCCCCGTGCGCAGCGGTCAGGAGATCTACGCGCGGCAAACGGACCTCATCGTGCTGGGCCCCGTGAACCCCGGCGCCCAGGTCATTGCCGATGGCCACGTGCACGTCTACGCCCCCCTGCGCGGACGCGCGATTGCAGGCGCAGCCGGTTACCCCGAAGCACGCATCTTCTGCCAGAAGCTCGAGGCCGAGCTCATCTGCATCGCGGGGGCATACATGTTGGCCGACGACCTGCCCGCCGATCGCGTGGGCCGCGCCGTGCAGGTGTTCATCGAACACGGCGAGTGCCACATCATCCCGCTGTGA
- the minD gene encoding septum site-determining protein MinD, protein MSKVIVVTSGKGGVGKTTTSANLAAGLAMRGHKTVAIDFDVGLRNLDLVLGCERRVVYDFVNVIKNEAKLQQALIKDKRIENLYVLAASQTRDKDALEEEGVGRVLEELKTMGFEYIICDSPAGIEKGAQMAMFFADEAIVVANPEVSSVRDSDRVLGLLAAKTRAASGGQSIKSHLLLTRYNPARVKKGEMLSVEDILELLGIPLLGVIPESKVVLLSSNKGTPAILDEESDAAQAYLDVVYRFLGEEREQRFINEEKRGILARLFG, encoded by the coding sequence GTGTCCAAAGTCATCGTTGTCACCTCGGGTAAGGGTGGGGTCGGAAAGACCACCACCAGCGCCAATCTCGCCGCAGGGCTCGCCATGCGTGGCCACAAAACGGTGGCCATCGACTTCGACGTGGGCCTGCGCAACCTGGATCTCGTCCTCGGCTGCGAGCGTCGCGTGGTGTACGACTTCGTCAACGTCATCAAGAACGAAGCCAAGCTTCAGCAAGCCTTGATCAAAGACAAGCGCATCGAGAACCTCTACGTGCTGGCCGCGTCGCAGACCCGCGACAAAGACGCGCTCGAGGAAGAAGGTGTGGGCCGCGTGCTCGAGGAGCTCAAGACGATGGGCTTCGAGTACATCATCTGCGACTCGCCCGCCGGCATCGAAAAGGGCGCCCAGATGGCCATGTTCTTCGCCGATGAAGCCATCGTGGTGGCAAACCCCGAGGTGTCTTCGGTGCGTGACTCCGACCGCGTGTTGGGCCTGCTTGCCGCGAAGACCCGCGCCGCCTCGGGGGGCCAATCGATCAAGAGCCACCTTCTGCTCACGCGCTACAACCCCGCGCGCGTCAAGAAGGGGGAGATGCTGAGCGTCGAGGACATCCTGGAGCTGCTCGGCATTCCTCTTTTGGGCGTCATCCCCGAATCCAAGGTCGTGTTGCTCTCGTCGAACAAGGGCACCCCGGCCATCCTCGACGAGGAAAGCGATGCGGCGCAGGCCTACCTCGACGTCGTCTACCGGTTTCTCGGTGAAGAGCGCGAGCAGCGGTTCATCAACGAAGAAAAGCGCGGCATCTTGGCGCGCCTCTTCGGCTAA
- the minE gene encoding cell division topological specificity factor MinE — MSLIDFFRRQPRPASLAKERLSIIVARERAATRGGPDYLPQLQQELLAVLAKYEVIDLQNVSVSLDRRDDCEVLELNVVLPEVESPPAPRRFAAS; from the coding sequence ATGTCATTGATCGACTTTTTTCGGCGCCAGCCCAGGCCCGCGAGCCTGGCCAAGGAGCGCTTGTCCATCATCGTCGCGCGCGAGCGGGCCGCCACGCGCGGGGGCCCCGACTATCTTCCGCAGCTTCAGCAAGAGCTGCTGGCTGTACTGGCCAAATACGAGGTCATCGATCTGCAGAACGTCTCGGTCAGTCTCGATCGCCGGGACGACTGCGAGGTGCTCGAGCTCAACGTGGTGCTGCCCGAAGTGGAAAGCCCACCGGCCCCGCGCCGGTTCGCGGCCAGTTAG